A region of the Ignavibacteria bacterium genome:
TAATTGCTTCCTTCGCAAGTTTTTTACCAATTTCTTTTCCCTGATATTCCTCCGATACTGCCATTTTGGTCATCTCATATTCTGCATCATTGATTCTTTTTACTGCAACTGTCCCGCATATTTTACCCTCTGCTTTTGCAAATAATATGAATCCTCCCTTATTTATTATGTACTTTTCCGGATTGTTAAGTATCATTTCATCCGCTTTTTCTACCTCAAAGTATTTGTTCAGCCATTCTAAATTCAAATCTTTAAAGTGCTTTTTTAGTTTGCTCGAATAATCAACTATCTTTACCGTTTTCTGTCGTTTCACTATTACCAGTGTGTAATCATCTTTATAGTATTCAGACTTGGAAAAGTTCTTTGTTTCTTCAATAATCTTATGAAGTAAATCACTCACCTGCATTTTTATTTTTGGTCTAATTACATCAATTAACTTATCTAGTCCGAATTCTTCTCTCTTGTCATTAAATACTTCTGTTACACCGTCAGTGTAAAGCACAATCTGGTCTCCCGGATTTAGCTTGGTTTTTCCCGTTTGAAATATCACGTCCTCCATTATACAAAGTGTTGGACCATGTAAATCAAGCAGCTCAATTTTTCCATTCGCTCTAAATAGCAACGGCGGATTGTGCCCGCAGTTAGTGTAACGGAAAGTATTGTTCTTTGTATTTAATATACCGTAAAATGCCGTTACAAAATCTTTCTTCCTCGTGAAGTCTGATAACTGATTGTTCAAATACTGCATTAAATCTGAAGGATTACTATACGTTTTTACGTGCGAACGCAGAAGCGCCCTGTATGCCGTCATTATTAGCGCTGCTGGAATACCGTCACCTGAAATATCAGCTACCGTTATTGCAGTATTGTCCTCATCAATTCTTATATAATCAAAATAATCACCGCCGATTTCATACGTCGGTATGCACAACCCCGCAAATTCATATCCTTTTATTTTAGGAGAGGTCTGCGGTAAAAGTCTCGATTGTACTTCTCTCGCAATCTGAAGCTGCTTCTCAACCTTTTCTTTTTCAAGTATTTGTGTGTGGAGCATTGCCCTCTCTATTGATATAGATGCCGCATCAGCAAAAAAACTCAATATCTCTAAATCGGTTTCATTGAATGCTCCTATTTTGTCGCTCTCCACATCAAGCGCACCTATTGTCCTGTTGTTCTTCCTTATCGGAACTACTATCTCGGATTTTGTCTGCCTCCTGCCCGGAATGTACCGTGAATCAAGCCGTACGTCGGGTATCACAAGGCTAACTCCTGTGCTGATAACATGCCCTATTAAACCTTTACCCGAGGTTAACATATCATCTTTTTCCGGCGGCAGGTTAAACCCCCTTTGTGCAATACCTGCTATGTGTTGTTTCGGGAAATTGTAATGTGGATGCGAAGATATATCTTGACTAAGTATAAATATTCCCGACGCATCGTGTTTTACAACATTCTTCAGTGCATCAAGAAGTTTATTAAGTATTTCATCAAGCTCTAAAGTATCCCTCATTTTATTCGAGATTTCCTTTAGTAGTTCATACTTTGTTTCCGCAGTTAATTTACTTTTCATTGTGATAAATTATCAATTTCCATTTCGAAAATTTAATGTTATTTCCGGTTTCAACTAATTTACTACCTCAAACGGCTCATTAAAGGAATCATTAGGCTTTATTAGTAGTTTCTTCCCATTGTAATCAAACACAAGATTAAACCTGCGGAGCGCATCATTCGATATTACTCCGTCTGCATACCTGTCTTTCGAACGCGAGTTTCCTTCAAAGAAAGTTGCTGTCACATCTCTGAATTCATACTTCCCGATTTTATAGCCGTGTATTCTTGCTGTCTTTCCATGCACGTCGCCGCTCAAACCGTAACCTCCGTAATCCGCTATATATTTTTCGGGAAGTTCGAACTTCATGCCTTCTTTTATCGTAAGCTCCAGCGATAGACTTGCCGCATAGTCAATATACACATCCAGCTTAACAGGTTCTTCTCCGGCAATCGAAAGTGATATATCAAGATGCGGTTTGTTATTTAAGTCAAATGTAAGAGGAATTACCTCCCAACCCGCCTCATCTATCGTATCAGTATTTTCGTGTAATGTAATAATTTTGTTGTCATAATCCACTTCAACTTTGTAGTGTCCGAAATAAGTATATCCTATCACGCCGTCTGCGGATGATTTCTTGAATACTTCGTTCTGAAGAAAAATAATCCTTTGATTCGTAAACTCACAGCTTCCCGAATTGAACGTCATCGAGTCGGACATTATTGCATTCGATGGTGGTCCGTCTCCGGCTCCCGGTATCTGAACCGACATTCTGTTCCTTATCTGTATAGAATCGGCAAGATCGCCGTTAAACAATATTAATCCGTCAAACCCGAACCCGCTGTCAAGTATCACGTCAAAAGTTCTTGATTCCCCAATATTTACTGGTACAAGCACTTTGTTGTTGACAAGTTTAAATGGGAAAGTATACTTTGTTCCTTTTTCAAATGCGGTGCAATTGAATGATGTAATGTGGAAAGATATTACAATTAAAAGTACATATAAGTTTTTCATGATGTACCCCTTCCTTTTTATTTATCTGATTATTATACGTAAATCTAAGTGTTATTGTTCAGTACTATTTCCGGACTAAACTTATACGTGGAATACACTCTGATATTATCTCATCACATTCTCAACCCATCTCAGATATTTTTCTACTGTAGCAATTCCCGGAAATTCGTGACCTTTGTCCGGTTCAGTAAGTAATTCAATCTTTGCACCCGTCATTTTCATCTTGTTTACAAAATCTAATGTCGCCTGCAATGTTACGTTTAAATCTTTTTCCCCGTGAAATATAAATATTGGTACATTCTTAAAAGAGCCAAGATTCTTTTCATCCGTAAAATCAGGTGCAAGCTCTGCCGGTGCATACCTTGAACCTATATTAGGTCCTCCGCTGAATACAGCTAATGCTTTGTATTTGTTCGGCGTTTCATAGAACGTTCTGTAAACTCCATATCCTCCCATCGAAAATCCTGTTAAAAGAATTCGTGTTGTATCTGCATTGTAATCTTCAGTCACAGCGTTAATTACTTCAGCAATATCGTCCTGTGCATTGTCTCGTGAGTATGCGTTCGATTTTCCTCTCCCAAGCGGGCCTGCTGCGATGAAATCTTTTGGAATTATTCCAAGAACTCCGCGTATATTATTCTCGTCCGATGCACTTCCGTGAAGATATACCATCAACGGATACTTTTTGTTCTTATCATAGTTCTCAGGCAGATAAACTACATACGGCTGTAAAGTACCGTCAACTTTCGAAAGGTAAGCCTTGCGTATGAAACCGGCGCTGTTCTCAAATGGGTCAATTCCCGTCTTCACAGTATTAATCACTTTGTTTAATCTCGATAAATTGATTCTCTCTGTCCTGCATGTCTCGTAAATTTTTAATGCTCTTAGTTTTTCACCTAATTCTTGTATCATAAATTGTATTGTACTATACGAACTCTTTGAAAGCACTTCCTTGTTTTTTTGCACTACATTTTCAAATTCCTTTTCGTCGAACTTTGGTAATATTGATAAACCATTCGCTCCTAAACTTAACCTATTCTGTGATTTCCATCTGAACATATACGCACCTTCAGGGGCTTGTTTGATGTTTAGCGTAAACTCATGCCTCGTTAATCCGAGTGTGCAATCATATTTCAACACATCAATAACCGCTGGCTTTTCGCCCGATTCCTGTATAATAAATACATTCTCTTTTATTGTTTCATTGGAAATTGTTATTGCCTCACCATTTATCACATTACCCTCCATAGTGTGCCCTTCTCTGAATGATACAAATGTTTGCGGCTTTCCTTCCATTACAGGTCTCTGAAATCGCATTATCTCATATTTCCTTTTCTGAAATTCCGCACCAGAATTATCATCCGATGTCTGATACCAGATTTGCCCCTTCGGTTCTACTGCCTTGCAAAACGTAAGGTTAAATCCTATTCCCTCTGAAAGCCATGGATGGTTTGGCTTTACGTCGGTCCAGGGCAGCAATAATTCAAAACTAATCTTTCCATCACCTTCAGCGAATTCGAGCTTTGTATCCGTGCTTGTCGGTAAAAATATTCTGTCAACATTGTAGTTCCAGAATATATGACGCGTCCATTCTTTATCTGGTGAGTTTACAGCTGAACAGGCAAGCTCATAAAATTCGTCCGCTGGTTTATTGTCAGTTTGAGGTTTGCAAATTAATAAAAGGAATCCGTCTCCATTCTGATATGCACGGTCTCGGAAGGTTAAAAACTCCGTCTTTGCCTCAATGTAAACATACAAAAACTCGGTGCCGTAACCAATTCTGTACGTTACCAATGGAGCCGCATCGTTTATCATCCTCGATATGTAAGAAAATTTCCTCTCAGGAAGTGATTCCAAATTCTTATCAATTACCCCGTCAATTATTGGTGTGGATGATAGAAAATTTATATCAACTTCGCTGACACTTGTATTAGTCTTAAGAGTATCTACAATCCACTGCGCATTGCTCTCTGAAAAACCGCAGATTAATGCAATTACAATTAGTATAACTCGTATCATTTTATCCCTCCCGCTATTGTATGATGATAAGTCTAATTTGAATACGCAACCGCACCTGAAAAGTTAAAACTCCGGTTCATCCCCAATTAAAATAATCTCTAATTGTGCCTTGGTGTTTTCGTGTTAAAAAGCTCTTAACATCAAAATTATATATTACTCTTTTCAGTGACCACTTTCAATCAATATATTCTATAAAACAAAATACGGGATTACATAATCCCGCATAAATATAATTACGAATAAAATAACAATAAACCCGAATTATTTCATATACCATCCTCTTGTTACTGTATACTGTCCCGAAACAAGTCCGTAAAAAAACACCCCGCTCATCAGTCCCGAATGCGATATTCCTTGGGAATCCAGTTAAACAATAAACAAAGAACAAATCAAATAGCTGTCAAAGAAACCGCAACTTGTTTTTCGTATCTATTCCTTTTCTTTGCCGCCTTTGAACAAAGTGATTATTATTGCCGATATTAAGCAAACAATCCCCGTCAGTATCCCGGTCTCGGATACAAAGTAAGCGGCAAAGTCCTTTTGCACTGTCATTTCCCAGAACATCCCCAACAGTATAATATTTCCGCTTGAATGAAGCACAACACCCGTCCACAAACTTTTTGATTTCTTAACAAGCATTGTTCTCATAAAAGAATACCCGACCAGTACAAGCGTAAACCCGGGTAATGCAACCCAAAGCGGAGTACCCTGACCGTAGAATCCGCCGATGATTGCAGGGAAATGCCAAACCGACCAGAACAACCCTACAATCAAAGAGGTAACAGGCACTGGAAATATTTTCAATAGCTTTGGCGTTAAAAATCCGCTCCACCCGATTTCCTCCCCAAGTACAGAAATACAAGTAAATAAGAATCCCAGCGTCATTTTTGAAAGAGCACCAACGATGAATGGTGCCGGCAGCTCAAATCCCAGCATCTTAGACCATTTGTAATTTACAACTTGATCCGCAGTGAATTCTGCAAGTCCCGAAAACCACGCAATTCCATAAGCAATTAGTGAAACAGCCAGAGGAAATAAATATGCATAACCCAGATATTTTATCTTCCCGGGCTTCCATCCGTAGCCACCGATTTTATCTTTATGTATTAAAGAAGTTATTATTGCAGAAATTGCGGGGGTGTACATCATCAGTAGTATTGCAGCAATATTCTCTTTTGCACCGCTGAACATCCAGAGAAAAACCCCTGTCGTCATTAATGACAATATCACAAAGAATATAATTACCTGTTTGGAAATCTCTTTTCTCTCATCCATAATGAAATCAATTAAATAATTTTATACCTTTAATAAGGTTTTACTGTCCATATCGTTTCAATCAAATACAATCAGATTCCATTCAAATTTCTTTTAAAAACTCTATTTACCACTTCCAGACTAAAATGACTAAATTCTTACAATTTATTAATTGTTTTTCTAATACTTATACTATTTCACCTTCCTTTCAATCTTTGCTCAGGAAGTAATTTAATATATGTAAAATAATTATTATGAATATCCTATGTTTTTCAGAGTGAATATTCGCATTTTCTATAGAATAATATTTATACAATTCTTATATTATTTGATAGAATTACATAAACTCTTTATTTTATGAAATGGACTTCATCTTTTGATTAACGAAAAACCTAATATGAAATTTCCGGATAATTTTATTAATAAAATTATTTGTGGTGATTGTTTAGTTACGATGAAGCAGATGCCCAATAAATGTCTGGATTTAGTTGTCACATCACCTCCGTATAATTTAAAAAACTCGACGGGTAACGGAATGAAAGATGGTAGGGGCGGAAAGTGGGCTGGTGCGGCTTTAGTTAACGGTTATAACAATTATGATGACAATATGCCTCATGAGAAATATGCGGAATGGCAGTATAATTGTTTAAAAGAAATGTTCCGTCTTATAAAAGATGATGGTGCAATCTTTTATAATCACAAATGGCGAGTCCAAGATGGCGTTATACAAGACCGCAAAGATATTATTAGAGATTTACCAGTCAGACAAATAATTATTTGGAAAAGAAAAGGCGGAATAAATTTTAATCCCGGTTATTTTCTTCCTACTTATGAAGTAATTTACTTAATCCCTAAACAAAAATTTAAACTGGCTCCGAAAGCAAATGCTTATGGTGATGTATGGGAATTTAAACAAGAAATGAATAATACTCATCCCGCGCCATTTCCTGTTGAACTTATCGATAGAATAATAGCTTCAACAACCTCTAAAATAATCTTAGATCCTTTTATGGGTAGTGGTACAACAGCAATAGTCGCTATGGGACTAAAAAGAAAATTTATTGGTATCGAACTTTCCCCCGAGTATTGCAAAAATTCTGAGGAAAGAATTGAACGGAATAAAAAACACAGTGAATTATTAAAGTATAGACCACTTACTCTTTTTCAAAAAACAGAATGAAAATTTTCACTAAGGAAAGTTTAATAAAAGAACTACAAGATATCGCAGCAAGAGGATGGATTGAAAATGCTAGACATGGAAACTCAGGCGGTATTGGAAATACTCTTGAAGACTTGTTAGGTATTACAGAAAATAATCTGCCGATGCCTAATGCAGCAGAGTGGGAGCTGAAATCTCAACGCATTAACTCAACCTCTCTTACAACATTATTACATATTGAACCATCACCAAGAGCAGTTAGATTTGTTCCGCAATTATTTCTTTTAAAATATGGTTGGAAGCATAAAGAAGCTGGAAAGAAATATCCTAAAAATGAAATGAGCTTTCGACAAACAATTCATGGGCTGTCAGCCAGTGATAGAGGTTTTATGGTTAAGATAAATAGAAACGATAAAAAAGTTTTAATTTCTTTTGACAACACAAAAGTATCATGCAAACATAAATCATGGTTGAAACAAGTTAATAAGCGAATAGGACTTAGTGAATTAAATCCTCAACCATATTGGGGCTTTGATGATTTATCAAATAAAGCTGGAACAAAATTGATCAATTGTTTTTATGTTCAAGCAGAGGTGAAAAAAGAAAACGATAAAGAGTATTATAGCTATTGTAAAGTTTTAATGTTACAGAAGTTCAATTTCGAGGGTTTCTTAAATTCTATTGAGAATGGAAATATTTTAGTAGATTTTGATGCAAGAACTGGTCATAATCATGGGACGAAGTTCCGTATGAGACAAAATTGTTTACCAGAACTCTATGAGAAGGTAACTGTCATTGTTTAGTTATTAAGAATTAAATCTTTTCCTATTTCCAAAAGCAGTGCTCGGGAACTCCCACCCGCTTAGTCGTGGAAAAATTCATTTTTCTATGATATAGCTATTATTACGAGGTTGTCAATTCTTAACAAAATAACCATATGTTTATTCAATATTTACACTCATCTCATACGCCTTTTATACGCCTTTTATTCGCAAATAAGACGCAATTCATAGGCGTTCCTTTACCCCCCGATGGTCAATGTCCAATCCTAAAAGTGCCAACGAACTGTTTAAATTCATGTAAACTTTTTGTATTTTTGTAATGAATAAACTAATATTTTTCATCTATGGCTATCATTAAACGCTCTCTGCTTGGTAAATTCTCAGGTTCTGCTGGTGATATGGTATTCTGTATCAGGAACGGAAAAAGATATTTCCGCAGTAAACCAAGCCCCCGTGACCCAAATAAACCAAAATCCCGGAAAACTAAAGACAATGAAAGCGGTTTCGCTTATACTTCCTCTTTTACTAAAGAAATATCTGAAAATAAATA
Encoded here:
- a CDS encoding MvaI/BcnI family restriction endonuclease — encoded protein: MKIFTKESLIKELQDIAARGWIENARHGNSGGIGNTLEDLLGITENNLPMPNAAEWELKSQRINSTSLTTLLHIEPSPRAVRFVPQLFLLKYGWKHKEAGKKYPKNEMSFRQTIHGLSASDRGFMVKINRNDKKVLISFDNTKVSCKHKSWLKQVNKRIGLSELNPQPYWGFDDLSNKAGTKLINCFYVQAEVKKENDKEYYSYCKVLMLQKFNFEGFLNSIENGNILVDFDARTGHNHGTKFRMRQNCLPELYEKVTVIV
- a CDS encoding CPBP family intramembrane glutamic endopeptidase — encoded protein: MDERKEISKQVIIFFVILSLMTTGVFLWMFSGAKENIAAILLMMYTPAISAIITSLIHKDKIGGYGWKPGKIKYLGYAYLFPLAVSLIAYGIAWFSGLAEFTADQVVNYKWSKMLGFELPAPFIVGALSKMTLGFLFTCISVLGEEIGWSGFLTPKLLKIFPVPVTSLIVGLFWSVWHFPAIIGGFYGQGTPLWVALPGFTLVLVGYSFMRTMLVKKSKSLWTGVVLHSSGNIILLGMFWEMTVQKDFAAYFVSETGILTGIVCLISAIIITLFKGGKEKE
- a CDS encoding site-specific DNA-methyltransferase; translated protein: MKFPDNFINKIICGDCLVTMKQMPNKCLDLVVTSPPYNLKNSTGNGMKDGRGGKWAGAALVNGYNNYDDNMPHEKYAEWQYNCLKEMFRLIKDDGAIFYNHKWRVQDGVIQDRKDIIRDLPVRQIIIWKRKGGINFNPGYFLPTYEVIYLIPKQKFKLAPKANAYGDVWEFKQEMNNTHPAPFPVELIDRIIASTTSKIILDPFMGSGTTAIVAMGLKRKFIGIELSPEYCKNSEERIERNKKHSELLKYRPLTLFQKTE
- a CDS encoding prolyl oligopeptidase family serine peptidase, yielding MIRVILIVIALICGFSESNAQWIVDTLKTNTSVSEVDINFLSSTPIIDGVIDKNLESLPERKFSYISRMINDAAPLVTYRIGYGTEFLYVYIEAKTEFLTFRDRAYQNGDGFLLLICKPQTDNKPADEFYELACSAVNSPDKEWTRHIFWNYNVDRIFLPTSTDTKLEFAEGDGKISFELLLPWTDVKPNHPWLSEGIGFNLTFCKAVEPKGQIWYQTSDDNSGAEFQKRKYEIMRFQRPVMEGKPQTFVSFREGHTMEGNVINGEAITISNETIKENVFIIQESGEKPAVIDVLKYDCTLGLTRHEFTLNIKQAPEGAYMFRWKSQNRLSLGANGLSILPKFDEKEFENVVQKNKEVLSKSSYSTIQFMIQELGEKLRALKIYETCRTERINLSRLNKVINTVKTGIDPFENSAGFIRKAYLSKVDGTLQPYVVYLPENYDKNKKYPLMVYLHGSASDENNIRGVLGIIPKDFIAAGPLGRGKSNAYSRDNAQDDIAEVINAVTEDYNADTTRILLTGFSMGGYGVYRTFYETPNKYKALAVFSGGPNIGSRYAPAELAPDFTDEKNLGSFKNVPIFIFHGEKDLNVTLQATLDFVNKMKMTGAKIELLTEPDKGHEFPGIATVEKYLRWVENVMR
- a CDS encoding GNAT family N-acetyltransferase, giving the protein MKSKLTAETKYELLKEISNKMRDTLELDEILNKLLDALKNVVKHDASGIFILSQDISSHPHYNFPKQHIAGIAQRGFNLPPEKDDMLTSGKGLIGHVISTGVSLVIPDVRLDSRYIPGRRQTKSEIVVPIRKNNRTIGALDVESDKIGAFNETDLEILSFFADAASISIERAMLHTQILEKEKVEKQLQIAREVQSRLLPQTSPKIKGYEFAGLCIPTYEIGGDYFDYIRIDEDNTAITVADISGDGIPAALIMTAYRALLRSHVKTYSNPSDLMQYLNNQLSDFTRKKDFVTAFYGILNTKNNTFRYTNCGHNPPLLFRANGKIELLDLHGPTLCIMEDVIFQTGKTKLNPGDQIVLYTDGVTEVFNDKREEFGLDKLIDVIRPKIKMQVSDLLHKIIEETKNFSKSEYYKDDYTLVIVKRQKTVKIVDYSSKLKKHFKDLNLEWLNKYFEVEKADEMILNNPEKYIINKGGFILFAKAEGKICGTVAVKRINDAEYEMTKMAVSEEYQGKEIGKKLAKEAIKKAVSLGAVKIVLETSLKLEKAVKLYKKLGFEEVNYDANTKTRYERPTIKMELNL